In Malaclemys terrapin pileata isolate rMalTer1 chromosome 10, rMalTer1.hap1, whole genome shotgun sequence, the following are encoded in one genomic region:
- the SREBF1 gene encoding sterol regulatory element-binding protein 1 isoform X2, translating into MTSLCFDDTSLDNLDPSLTLQESSEITTALLSDIDDMLQLINTQDNEFPGLFDTPFGAPATPMPEANTPVGLPSTPSSLDGYLGPSQAPPSAPVSMYQVPPPLQSFSPQPQLRAGPGLTVSLPASDIKEEPMALSASQPRPLPQPQQGLTTAQSFVPASQGQFTPQHLLGYQGQHGFTALHPAGAAQSPASLPQSSPQIQPVTIQAHVQNISPQQLLAAASTGTSQAVSSQIQQVPVLLQPHFIKAESLFLTAVKTDVSGAKTSSHTTLATTAAVQSAPLQVPTLVSGGTILATVPLMMDADKLPINRLAASGKSALVQNKGEKRTAHNAIEKRYRSSINDRIMELKDLVVGSEAKMNKSAILRKAIDYIRFLRQSNQKLKQENVALKMAAQKNKSLKDLVATCGGKTDVPMEEIKPEMMDMLTPPPSDVGSPSHSSPLSLSGSSSDSEPDSPLFEETKGKKEQQLSTGSLGMLDRSRMALCAFVFLCLSFNPLASLLRGTSPEGAPESGASPGPGRSIMGQPDSIDEASGWPTLIFWLLNVLVVLGAFVRLFIYGEPVTRPHSEPSVLFWRHRKQADLDLARGDFAQASQHLWTALKALGRPLPTSNFDLTCSLMWNLIRHLLQRLWVGRWLAGRAGGFRRDSELKADVRKSARDAALVYHKLHQLHMTGKHVGGRFSGINMALSAVNLAECAGDTISVAMLAEIYVAAALRVKTSLHRRVHFLARPFLCSARQVSLSHSGTVPPAMQWLCHPVGHRFFVDGDWSLKGTPRDSIYSSTSNPVDPLAQVTQLFREHLLEKALCCVAMPEPSPPAAHGEGEFSDALEYLQLLNGCSDTAGTPSCTLSISSGMVAGTGSDPVAKWWASIVAVAIHWLQGDDEAAERLYPLVETMPRALQVSEKPLPRAALHSFKAVRALLGKQDGSQASLGQCEKASGYLRDSLGLSLPATGTLDKAVQLLLCDLLLVTRTNLWQQQMNVSQQLSCVYQASALELRGFQQDLSSLRRLAQTFRPAMRRVFLHEATARLMARASPTRTHQLLDRSLRRRGAQSSKEASEPESHPTPREHAEALLLACCYLPPSFLSAPGQRVGMLAEAARTLEKLGDKRTLHDCQQMIIKLGSGTTVTTG; encoded by the exons ACATGCTCCAACTGATCAACACCCAGGACAATGAGTTCCCGGGCTTGTTTGACACTCCGTTCGGCGCACCTGCCACCCCGATGCCAGAGGCCAACACGCCTGTGGGGCTGCCGTCCACACCCAGCTCTCTCGACGGCTACCTGGGGCCCAGCCAGGCGCCCCCCTCCGCTCCCGTCAGCATGTACCAGGTGCCTCCACCGCTGCAGAGCTTCTCACCGCAGCCCCAGCTGAGGGCCGGGCCAGGCCTGACGGTGTCTCTGCCGGCGTCGGATATCAAGGAGGAGCCCATGGCACTGTCTGCCAGCCAGCCCCGgcctctgccccagccacagcagggGTTGACGACAGCCCAGAGCTTCGTCCCGGCTTCCCAAGGCCAGTTCACCCCACAGCACTTACTGGGCTACCAGGGTCAGCACGGCTTCACCG CGTTGCATCCCGCAGGGGCTGCCCAGTCCCCGGCCAGCCTCCCTCAGTCCTCTCCGCAGATCCAGCCCGTCACCATTCAGGCTCATGTCCAGAACATCTcgccccagcagctgctggccgCAGCCAGCACCGGCACCTCCCAAGCTGTCTCCTCCCAGATCCAACAAGTCCCG gtcctgctgcagccccacttCATCAAGGCCGAGTCCCTGTTCCTGACAGCTGTGAAGACGGATGTCTCTGGGGCAAAGACCTCCAGCCACACGACGCTGGCCACCACGGCGGCCGTCCAGTCTGCGCCGCTGCAGGTCCCG ACCCTGGTGAGCGGAGGCACCATCCTGGCCACGGTGCCGCTGATGATGGATGCTGACAAGCTGCCCATTAACCGGCTGGCGGCCAGCGGGAAGTCGGCCTTGGTGCAGAACAAAGGCGAGAAGCGCACAGCACACAACGCCATCGAGAAGCGCTACCGCTCCTCCATCAACGACAGGATCATGGAGCTGAAGGACCTGGTGGTGGGCTCGGAGGCCAAG ATGAACAAGTCGGCCATTCTGAGGAAGGCGATCGACTACATCCGCTTCCTGCGGCAGAGCAACCAGAAGCTGAAGCAGGAGAACGTGGCCCTCAAGATGGCCGCCCAGAAGAACA AGTCCCTGAAGGACCTGGTGGCCACGTGCGGCGGGAAGACAGACGTGCCCATGGAGGAGATCAAGCCAGAGATGATGGACATGCTGACGCCCCCGCCCTCGGATGTGGGCTCCCCCTCCCACAGCAGCCCCCTCTCGctgagcggcagcagcagcgacTCGGAGCCCGACAGCCCGCTGTTCGAGGAGACCAAG GGGAAGAAGGAGCAGCAGCTGTCCACCGGCAGCCTGGGTATGCTGGATCGCTCGCGCATGGCCCTCTGCGCCTTCGTCTTCCTCTGCCTCTCCTTCAACCCCCTGGCCTCCCTGCTGCGGGGCACCAGCCCCGAGGGCGCCCCAGAGAGCGGGGCCTCCCCTGGCCCTGGCAGGAGCATAATGGGCCAGCCGGATTCCATAG ACGAGGCCTCAGGCTGGCCCACCCTGATCTTCTGGCTGCTCAACGTGCTGGTCGTGCTAGGAGCTTTCGTCCGGCTCTTCATCTACGGTGAGCCTGTCACCCGCCCCCACTCGGAGCCGTCCGTCCTCTTCTGGAGGCACCGCAAGCAGGCGGACCTGGACCTGGCCCGG GGGGACTTTGCTCAGGCCTCCCAGCACCTGTGGACGGCCCTGAAGGCCCTGGGCCGCCCGCTACCCACCTCCAACTTCGACCTGACTTGCAGCCTCATGTGGAACCTCATCCGCCACCTGCTGCAGCGCCTCTGGGTGGGGCGCTGGCtggccgggcgggcgggcggctTCCGGCGAGACAGCGAGCTGAAGGCTGACGTGCGCAAGAGCGCCCGCGATGCCGCCCTGGTCTACCACAAATTGCACCAGCTGCACATGACAG GGAAGCACGTCGGGGGCCGTTTCTCCGGCATCAACATGGCACTGAGTGCCGTCAACCTGGCCGAGTGCGCCGGCGACACCATCTCCGTGGCGATGCTTGCCGAAATCTATGTGGCCGCAGCGCTTCGGGTGAAGACCAGCCTTCACCGGCGCGTCCACTTCCTGGCC CGCCCCTTCCTGTGCAGTGCCCGGCAGGTGTCCCTGTCGCACAGCGGCACCGTGCCCCCGGCCATGCAGTGGCTCTGCCACCCTGTGGGCCACCGCTTCTTCGTTGATGGAGACTGGTCTCTGAAGGGCACCCCGAGGGACAGTATCTACAGCTCCACCAGCAACCCAG TGGACCCCCTGGCTCAGGTGACCCAGCTGTTCCGTGAGCACCTGCTGGAGAAGGCCCTGTGCTGTGTAGCCATGCCGgagcccagcccgccagcggcCCATGGAGAAGG GGAGTTCTCCGATGCCCTGGAGTACTTACAGCTGCTCAACGGCTGCTCGGACACCGCTGGCACCCCCAGCTGCACCCTCTCCATCAGCTCCGGCATGGTGGCTGGCACAG GCAGCGACCCCGTTGCCAAGTGGTGGGCGTCCATCGTCGCCGTGGCGATTCACTGGCTGCAGGGGGACGATGAGGCAGCTGAACGGCTATACCCGCTGGTGGAGACCATGCCGAGGGCCCTGCAGGTGTCGGA GAAGCCCCTGCCCAGGGCCGCGCTGCACTCCTTCAAGGCCGTGCGGGCCCTGCTGGGGAAGCAGGACGGCAGCCAGGCCAGCCTGGGCCAGTGCGAGAAAGCCAGCGGCTACCTGCGGGACAGCCTGGGTCTCAGCTTGCCCGCCACTGGCACCCTTGACAAG gcaGTTCAGCTCCTCCTGTGCGATCTGCTCCTCGTGACCCGCACCAACCTGTGGCAGCAGCAGATGAATGTCAGCCAGCAGCTAAGCTGCGTCTACCAGGCCTCGGCCCTGGAGCTGCGGGGCTTCCAGCAGGACCTGAGCAGCCTGCGGCGCCTGGCCCAGACCTTCCGGCCAGCCATGCGCCGG GTGTTCTTGCACGAAGCCACTGCCAGGTTgatggccagagccagccccaccaGGACCCACCAGCTGCTGGACCGCAGCCTGCGCAGGAGAGGGGCTCAGAGCAGCAAAGAAG CCAGCGAGCCGGAGAGCCACCCCACGCCACGGGAGCACGCCGAGGccctgctgctggcttgctgctACCTCCCACCCAGCTTCCTCTCCGCTCCAGGCCAGCGCGTGGGCATGCTGGCCGAGGCCGCCCGCACCCTGGAGAAGCTGGGTGACAAACGGACGCTCCATGACTGCCAGCAGATGATCATCAAACTGGGCAGCGGCACCACGGTCACCACCGGATAG
- the SREBF1 gene encoding sterol regulatory element-binding protein 1 isoform X4 — MECTFEDMLQLINTQDNEFPGLFDTPFGAPATPMPEANTPVGLPSTPSSLDGYLGPSQAPPSAPVSMYQVPPPLQSFSPQPQLRAGPGLTVSLPASDIKEEPMALSASQPRPLPQPQQGLTTAQSFVPASQGQFTPQHLLGYQGQHGFTALHPAGAAQSPASLPQSSPQIQPVTIQAHVQNISPQQLLAAASTGTSQAVSSQIQQVPVLLQPHFIKAESLFLTAVKTDVSGAKTSSHTTLATTAAVQSAPLQVPTLVSGGTILATVPLMMDADKLPINRLAASGKSALVQNKGEKRTAHNAIEKRYRSSINDRIMELKDLVVGSEAKMNKSAILRKAIDYIRFLRQSNQKLKQENVALKMAAQKNKSLKDLVATCGGKTDVPMEEIKPEMMDMLTPPPSDVGSPSHSSPLSLSGSSSDSEPDSPLFEETKGKKEQQLSTGSLGMLDRSRMALCAFVFLCLSFNPLASLLRGTSPEGAPESGASPGPGRSIMGQPDSIDEASGWPTLIFWLLNVLVVLGAFVRLFIYGEPVTRPHSEPSVLFWRHRKQADLDLARGDFAQASQHLWTALKALGRPLPTSNFDLTCSLMWNLIRHLLQRLWVGRWLAGRAGGFRRDSELKADVRKSARDAALVYHKLHQLHMTGKHVGGRFSGINMALSAVNLAECAGDTISVAMLAEIYVAAALRVKTSLHRRVHFLARPFLCSARQVSLSHSGTVPPAMQWLCHPVGHRFFVDGDWSLKGTPRDSIYSSTSNPVDPLAQVTQLFREHLLEKALCCVAMPEPSPPAAHGEGEFSDALEYLQLLNGCSDTAGTPSCTLSISSGMVAGTGSDPVAKWWASIVAVAIHWLQGDDEAAERLYPLVETMPRALQVSEKPLPRAALHSFKAVRALLGKQDGSQASLGQCEKASGYLRDSLGLSLPATGTLDKAVQLLLCDLLLVTRTNLWQQQMNVSQQLSCVYQASALELRGFQQDLSSLRRLAQTFRPAMRRVFLHEATARLMARASPTRTHQLLDRSLRRRGAQSSKEASEPESHPTPREHAEALLLACCYLPPSFLSAPGQRVGMLAEAARTLEKLGDKRTLHDCQQMIIKLGSGTTVTTG, encoded by the exons ACATGCTCCAACTGATCAACACCCAGGACAATGAGTTCCCGGGCTTGTTTGACACTCCGTTCGGCGCACCTGCCACCCCGATGCCAGAGGCCAACACGCCTGTGGGGCTGCCGTCCACACCCAGCTCTCTCGACGGCTACCTGGGGCCCAGCCAGGCGCCCCCCTCCGCTCCCGTCAGCATGTACCAGGTGCCTCCACCGCTGCAGAGCTTCTCACCGCAGCCCCAGCTGAGGGCCGGGCCAGGCCTGACGGTGTCTCTGCCGGCGTCGGATATCAAGGAGGAGCCCATGGCACTGTCTGCCAGCCAGCCCCGgcctctgccccagccacagcagggGTTGACGACAGCCCAGAGCTTCGTCCCGGCTTCCCAAGGCCAGTTCACCCCACAGCACTTACTGGGCTACCAGGGTCAGCACGGCTTCACCG CGTTGCATCCCGCAGGGGCTGCCCAGTCCCCGGCCAGCCTCCCTCAGTCCTCTCCGCAGATCCAGCCCGTCACCATTCAGGCTCATGTCCAGAACATCTcgccccagcagctgctggccgCAGCCAGCACCGGCACCTCCCAAGCTGTCTCCTCCCAGATCCAACAAGTCCCG gtcctgctgcagccccacttCATCAAGGCCGAGTCCCTGTTCCTGACAGCTGTGAAGACGGATGTCTCTGGGGCAAAGACCTCCAGCCACACGACGCTGGCCACCACGGCGGCCGTCCAGTCTGCGCCGCTGCAGGTCCCG ACCCTGGTGAGCGGAGGCACCATCCTGGCCACGGTGCCGCTGATGATGGATGCTGACAAGCTGCCCATTAACCGGCTGGCGGCCAGCGGGAAGTCGGCCTTGGTGCAGAACAAAGGCGAGAAGCGCACAGCACACAACGCCATCGAGAAGCGCTACCGCTCCTCCATCAACGACAGGATCATGGAGCTGAAGGACCTGGTGGTGGGCTCGGAGGCCAAG ATGAACAAGTCGGCCATTCTGAGGAAGGCGATCGACTACATCCGCTTCCTGCGGCAGAGCAACCAGAAGCTGAAGCAGGAGAACGTGGCCCTCAAGATGGCCGCCCAGAAGAACA AGTCCCTGAAGGACCTGGTGGCCACGTGCGGCGGGAAGACAGACGTGCCCATGGAGGAGATCAAGCCAGAGATGATGGACATGCTGACGCCCCCGCCCTCGGATGTGGGCTCCCCCTCCCACAGCAGCCCCCTCTCGctgagcggcagcagcagcgacTCGGAGCCCGACAGCCCGCTGTTCGAGGAGACCAAG GGGAAGAAGGAGCAGCAGCTGTCCACCGGCAGCCTGGGTATGCTGGATCGCTCGCGCATGGCCCTCTGCGCCTTCGTCTTCCTCTGCCTCTCCTTCAACCCCCTGGCCTCCCTGCTGCGGGGCACCAGCCCCGAGGGCGCCCCAGAGAGCGGGGCCTCCCCTGGCCCTGGCAGGAGCATAATGGGCCAGCCGGATTCCATAG ACGAGGCCTCAGGCTGGCCCACCCTGATCTTCTGGCTGCTCAACGTGCTGGTCGTGCTAGGAGCTTTCGTCCGGCTCTTCATCTACGGTGAGCCTGTCACCCGCCCCCACTCGGAGCCGTCCGTCCTCTTCTGGAGGCACCGCAAGCAGGCGGACCTGGACCTGGCCCGG GGGGACTTTGCTCAGGCCTCCCAGCACCTGTGGACGGCCCTGAAGGCCCTGGGCCGCCCGCTACCCACCTCCAACTTCGACCTGACTTGCAGCCTCATGTGGAACCTCATCCGCCACCTGCTGCAGCGCCTCTGGGTGGGGCGCTGGCtggccgggcgggcgggcggctTCCGGCGAGACAGCGAGCTGAAGGCTGACGTGCGCAAGAGCGCCCGCGATGCCGCCCTGGTCTACCACAAATTGCACCAGCTGCACATGACAG GGAAGCACGTCGGGGGCCGTTTCTCCGGCATCAACATGGCACTGAGTGCCGTCAACCTGGCCGAGTGCGCCGGCGACACCATCTCCGTGGCGATGCTTGCCGAAATCTATGTGGCCGCAGCGCTTCGGGTGAAGACCAGCCTTCACCGGCGCGTCCACTTCCTGGCC CGCCCCTTCCTGTGCAGTGCCCGGCAGGTGTCCCTGTCGCACAGCGGCACCGTGCCCCCGGCCATGCAGTGGCTCTGCCACCCTGTGGGCCACCGCTTCTTCGTTGATGGAGACTGGTCTCTGAAGGGCACCCCGAGGGACAGTATCTACAGCTCCACCAGCAACCCAG TGGACCCCCTGGCTCAGGTGACCCAGCTGTTCCGTGAGCACCTGCTGGAGAAGGCCCTGTGCTGTGTAGCCATGCCGgagcccagcccgccagcggcCCATGGAGAAGG GGAGTTCTCCGATGCCCTGGAGTACTTACAGCTGCTCAACGGCTGCTCGGACACCGCTGGCACCCCCAGCTGCACCCTCTCCATCAGCTCCGGCATGGTGGCTGGCACAG GCAGCGACCCCGTTGCCAAGTGGTGGGCGTCCATCGTCGCCGTGGCGATTCACTGGCTGCAGGGGGACGATGAGGCAGCTGAACGGCTATACCCGCTGGTGGAGACCATGCCGAGGGCCCTGCAGGTGTCGGA GAAGCCCCTGCCCAGGGCCGCGCTGCACTCCTTCAAGGCCGTGCGGGCCCTGCTGGGGAAGCAGGACGGCAGCCAGGCCAGCCTGGGCCAGTGCGAGAAAGCCAGCGGCTACCTGCGGGACAGCCTGGGTCTCAGCTTGCCCGCCACTGGCACCCTTGACAAG gcaGTTCAGCTCCTCCTGTGCGATCTGCTCCTCGTGACCCGCACCAACCTGTGGCAGCAGCAGATGAATGTCAGCCAGCAGCTAAGCTGCGTCTACCAGGCCTCGGCCCTGGAGCTGCGGGGCTTCCAGCAGGACCTGAGCAGCCTGCGGCGCCTGGCCCAGACCTTCCGGCCAGCCATGCGCCGG GTGTTCTTGCACGAAGCCACTGCCAGGTTgatggccagagccagccccaccaGGACCCACCAGCTGCTGGACCGCAGCCTGCGCAGGAGAGGGGCTCAGAGCAGCAAAGAAG CCAGCGAGCCGGAGAGCCACCCCACGCCACGGGAGCACGCCGAGGccctgctgctggcttgctgctACCTCCCACCCAGCTTCCTCTCCGCTCCAGGCCAGCGCGTGGGCATGCTGGCCGAGGCCGCCCGCACCCTGGAGAAGCTGGGTGACAAACGGACGCTCCATGACTGCCAGCAGATGATCATCAAACTGGGCAGCGGCACCACGGTCACCACCGGATAG
- the SREBF1 gene encoding sterol regulatory element-binding protein 1 isoform X1, whose protein sequence is MTSLCFDDTSLDNLDPSLTLQESSEITTALLSDIDDMLQLINTQDNEFPGLFDTPFGAPATPMPEANTPVGLPSTPSSLDGYLGPSQAPPSAPVSMYQVPPPLQSFSPQPQLRAGPGLTVSLPASDIKEEPMALSASQPRPLPQPQQGLTTAQSFVPASQGQFTPQHLLGYQGQHGFTALHPAGAAQSPASLPQSSPQIQPVTIQAHVQNISPQQLLAAASTGTSQAVSSQIQQVPVLLQPHFIKAESLFLTAVKTDVSGAKTSSHTTLATTAAVQSAPLQVPTLVSGGTILATVPLMMDADKLPINRLAASGKSALVQNKGEKRTAHNAIEKRYRSSINDRIMELKDLVVGSEAKMNKSAILRKAIDYIRFLRQSNQKLKQENVALKMAAQKNKSLKDLVATCGGKTDVPMEEIKPEMMDMLTPPPSDVGSPSHSSPLSLSGSSSDSEPDSPLFEETKGKKEQQLSTGSLGMLDRSRMALCAFVFLCLSFNPLASLLRGTSPEGAPESGASPGPGRSIMGQPDSIDEASGWPTLIFWLLNVLVVLGAFVRLFIYGEPVTRPHSEPSVLFWRHRKQADLDLARGDFAQASQHLWTALKALGRPLPTSNFDLTCSLMWNLIRHLLQRLWVGRWLAGRAGGFRRDSELKADVRKSARDAALVYHKLHQLHMTGKHVGGRFSGINMALSAVNLAECAGDTISVAMLAEIYVAAALRVKTSLHRRVHFLARPFLCSARQVSLSHSGTVPPAMQWLCHPVGHRFFVDGDWSLKGTPRDSIYSSTSNPGLSWRVPWGPVDPLAQVTQLFREHLLEKALCCVAMPEPSPPAAHGEGEFSDALEYLQLLNGCSDTAGTPSCTLSISSGMVAGTGSDPVAKWWASIVAVAIHWLQGDDEAAERLYPLVETMPRALQVSEKPLPRAALHSFKAVRALLGKQDGSQASLGQCEKASGYLRDSLGLSLPATGTLDKAVQLLLCDLLLVTRTNLWQQQMNVSQQLSCVYQASALELRGFQQDLSSLRRLAQTFRPAMRRVFLHEATARLMARASPTRTHQLLDRSLRRRGAQSSKEASEPESHPTPREHAEALLLACCYLPPSFLSAPGQRVGMLAEAARTLEKLGDKRTLHDCQQMIIKLGSGTTVTTG, encoded by the exons ACATGCTCCAACTGATCAACACCCAGGACAATGAGTTCCCGGGCTTGTTTGACACTCCGTTCGGCGCACCTGCCACCCCGATGCCAGAGGCCAACACGCCTGTGGGGCTGCCGTCCACACCCAGCTCTCTCGACGGCTACCTGGGGCCCAGCCAGGCGCCCCCCTCCGCTCCCGTCAGCATGTACCAGGTGCCTCCACCGCTGCAGAGCTTCTCACCGCAGCCCCAGCTGAGGGCCGGGCCAGGCCTGACGGTGTCTCTGCCGGCGTCGGATATCAAGGAGGAGCCCATGGCACTGTCTGCCAGCCAGCCCCGgcctctgccccagccacagcagggGTTGACGACAGCCCAGAGCTTCGTCCCGGCTTCCCAAGGCCAGTTCACCCCACAGCACTTACTGGGCTACCAGGGTCAGCACGGCTTCACCG CGTTGCATCCCGCAGGGGCTGCCCAGTCCCCGGCCAGCCTCCCTCAGTCCTCTCCGCAGATCCAGCCCGTCACCATTCAGGCTCATGTCCAGAACATCTcgccccagcagctgctggccgCAGCCAGCACCGGCACCTCCCAAGCTGTCTCCTCCCAGATCCAACAAGTCCCG gtcctgctgcagccccacttCATCAAGGCCGAGTCCCTGTTCCTGACAGCTGTGAAGACGGATGTCTCTGGGGCAAAGACCTCCAGCCACACGACGCTGGCCACCACGGCGGCCGTCCAGTCTGCGCCGCTGCAGGTCCCG ACCCTGGTGAGCGGAGGCACCATCCTGGCCACGGTGCCGCTGATGATGGATGCTGACAAGCTGCCCATTAACCGGCTGGCGGCCAGCGGGAAGTCGGCCTTGGTGCAGAACAAAGGCGAGAAGCGCACAGCACACAACGCCATCGAGAAGCGCTACCGCTCCTCCATCAACGACAGGATCATGGAGCTGAAGGACCTGGTGGTGGGCTCGGAGGCCAAG ATGAACAAGTCGGCCATTCTGAGGAAGGCGATCGACTACATCCGCTTCCTGCGGCAGAGCAACCAGAAGCTGAAGCAGGAGAACGTGGCCCTCAAGATGGCCGCCCAGAAGAACA AGTCCCTGAAGGACCTGGTGGCCACGTGCGGCGGGAAGACAGACGTGCCCATGGAGGAGATCAAGCCAGAGATGATGGACATGCTGACGCCCCCGCCCTCGGATGTGGGCTCCCCCTCCCACAGCAGCCCCCTCTCGctgagcggcagcagcagcgacTCGGAGCCCGACAGCCCGCTGTTCGAGGAGACCAAG GGGAAGAAGGAGCAGCAGCTGTCCACCGGCAGCCTGGGTATGCTGGATCGCTCGCGCATGGCCCTCTGCGCCTTCGTCTTCCTCTGCCTCTCCTTCAACCCCCTGGCCTCCCTGCTGCGGGGCACCAGCCCCGAGGGCGCCCCAGAGAGCGGGGCCTCCCCTGGCCCTGGCAGGAGCATAATGGGCCAGCCGGATTCCATAG ACGAGGCCTCAGGCTGGCCCACCCTGATCTTCTGGCTGCTCAACGTGCTGGTCGTGCTAGGAGCTTTCGTCCGGCTCTTCATCTACGGTGAGCCTGTCACCCGCCCCCACTCGGAGCCGTCCGTCCTCTTCTGGAGGCACCGCAAGCAGGCGGACCTGGACCTGGCCCGG GGGGACTTTGCTCAGGCCTCCCAGCACCTGTGGACGGCCCTGAAGGCCCTGGGCCGCCCGCTACCCACCTCCAACTTCGACCTGACTTGCAGCCTCATGTGGAACCTCATCCGCCACCTGCTGCAGCGCCTCTGGGTGGGGCGCTGGCtggccgggcgggcgggcggctTCCGGCGAGACAGCGAGCTGAAGGCTGACGTGCGCAAGAGCGCCCGCGATGCCGCCCTGGTCTACCACAAATTGCACCAGCTGCACATGACAG GGAAGCACGTCGGGGGCCGTTTCTCCGGCATCAACATGGCACTGAGTGCCGTCAACCTGGCCGAGTGCGCCGGCGACACCATCTCCGTGGCGATGCTTGCCGAAATCTATGTGGCCGCAGCGCTTCGGGTGAAGACCAGCCTTCACCGGCGCGTCCACTTCCTGGCC CGCCCCTTCCTGTGCAGTGCCCGGCAGGTGTCCCTGTCGCACAGCGGCACCGTGCCCCCGGCCATGCAGTGGCTCTGCCACCCTGTGGGCCACCGCTTCTTCGTTGATGGAGACTGGTCTCTGAAGGGCACCCCGAGGGACAGTATCTACAGCTCCACCAGCAACCCAG GCCTCTCTTGGCGCGTCCCATGGGGCCCAGTGGACCCCCTGGCTCAGGTGACCCAGCTGTTCCGTGAGCACCTGCTGGAGAAGGCCCTGTGCTGTGTAGCCATGCCGgagcccagcccgccagcggcCCATGGAGAAGG GGAGTTCTCCGATGCCCTGGAGTACTTACAGCTGCTCAACGGCTGCTCGGACACCGCTGGCACCCCCAGCTGCACCCTCTCCATCAGCTCCGGCATGGTGGCTGGCACAG GCAGCGACCCCGTTGCCAAGTGGTGGGCGTCCATCGTCGCCGTGGCGATTCACTGGCTGCAGGGGGACGATGAGGCAGCTGAACGGCTATACCCGCTGGTGGAGACCATGCCGAGGGCCCTGCAGGTGTCGGA GAAGCCCCTGCCCAGGGCCGCGCTGCACTCCTTCAAGGCCGTGCGGGCCCTGCTGGGGAAGCAGGACGGCAGCCAGGCCAGCCTGGGCCAGTGCGAGAAAGCCAGCGGCTACCTGCGGGACAGCCTGGGTCTCAGCTTGCCCGCCACTGGCACCCTTGACAAG gcaGTTCAGCTCCTCCTGTGCGATCTGCTCCTCGTGACCCGCACCAACCTGTGGCAGCAGCAGATGAATGTCAGCCAGCAGCTAAGCTGCGTCTACCAGGCCTCGGCCCTGGAGCTGCGGGGCTTCCAGCAGGACCTGAGCAGCCTGCGGCGCCTGGCCCAGACCTTCCGGCCAGCCATGCGCCGG GTGTTCTTGCACGAAGCCACTGCCAGGTTgatggccagagccagccccaccaGGACCCACCAGCTGCTGGACCGCAGCCTGCGCAGGAGAGGGGCTCAGAGCAGCAAAGAAG CCAGCGAGCCGGAGAGCCACCCCACGCCACGGGAGCACGCCGAGGccctgctgctggcttgctgctACCTCCCACCCAGCTTCCTCTCCGCTCCAGGCCAGCGCGTGGGCATGCTGGCCGAGGCCGCCCGCACCCTGGAGAAGCTGGGTGACAAACGGACGCTCCATGACTGCCAGCAGATGATCATCAAACTGGGCAGCGGCACCACGGTCACCACCGGATAG